The window CCTTTTCATGAGCTGCCAAGTCTCTTGCATCATCAATCGTGGCCCAGCCCATAGTTACCACGAGTGATTTCGATTCATTATGATCCCCAGACTGTGAGAATTCTGAAATGCTCTAGCCCTTAGTCATACCCTCAATCTCGTTGTGTTGGTGCATGAGTCATGTCTGGAGCACCGCCACTCTTCCTTTCGAGTCATCTCCAGATATCTCGGAAATGGAATCCTGAATCATGTCAAATTGCTGCATTTGCGGTGCAGTTAGTCACTCTGACACCGAATGACGGGCCCAGACTTGAGCCGCTCTGATGGAGCATTGCTCAGGCAGTGCGAAATGCCAGATGTTAAATGTCAGATCATGCCAGATGAATGAGAGTAGTAAACAGGCCATTTCCCCAAGAATCTGCCGAAAATGGCGCCCgaccttcctcttcctctgaCTGAGAGTGGTGAGGATCCTGAGACTCCGGCACAGGCTCAGCAGGAAGAAACGGTATCCGTGTCCAAATGGCCGAGAAGTAGATCGCCTTCAGCGTCTGCGAAATCTGCCGAGAACAAACTGCGCACTGTGTCCGGTACTATGTCTCGCTGATCATGCTGTACCGTACTAATCCATGTTGGCAGACGTGATCAATCGCCTGCTATGGGATCCCAGTTTCGATCACAGTGACTTTATTATTGGCTATGAGGATCGATTCGAGGGACGCCTGGAGGCCAGTTTGGGGTCGTGGAAGAAGGACTTGACGGACGAGGAGTTCATTCCGCAGCATCGCATCCTGTACATCAAGCGCCGTGATGGTGAAATCGTGTGGGATCGACGACGACGCATCgacaccatcttccacagTGGCAACTCGGCCTTTCCCGAGTTGGCCTTTCTGGCTTGACGAGTGAACCGCACCTTCCCTGAGTCCACCACTCTTTTCgtcttgctcttctctctttctttctttctttccttcctttcctttcctttcctttttgttCTCTTCAACTCTTCAACCAAGCGAAATGGATCCCTCTAAGCACAGAAAACCGTCTCTGCCTCGCCTGACTACCAACCTGACTTCTACTGGACGTTCACGCTCCACTGCGTCGCTGCCTGTTTTGGTCTCCAAGTCGCTGCAGGACGCGAACGTGGAGAAGCCCACTTTTCAGCCTACTTTGTTCCCCGGAAAGaacgaagacgacgagaaTGCTCCTCCCGCCGTGCATTATGCGCCGGCTGACTCTCGGACGCTCTATGTGACCCAGAAGAGTGTGGAGGATGAGCCCGTTTCCAAGCTAAAAACTCTCTACTACGAGGACGCGTTTACCACGCGCGGTTCGCACAGTTCGCCCAAAGAGCGAGTTGGTCAGGACTCGGTGGTCGTTGCAGAGCTGAAAACCAACTGGAAAGTACGTGCGGCTGGTCGGGATAGTGATCTCTCTGCTAACACCGAGACGCAGGCCGAAGATGATAGCCCCAAGGATGGCACCACTAAGCTGGTTGAGGATCTCGCCCTGCGTCTTGCCCAGGTCTACCAGCGGCCTGAAAGCTCGATGATGGTCACGATCCAGCAGGACGCCTGCCTTCTCTTTGGCTGCGCATCCGCGCCCGCCTATCTGCTGAAGATCTACGCTCTGCCACACCTGATTGCGCCCATAACCAATCTTCGCAACACCGGTCTCATCCAGAAGGCACTTCAAGAACTACTGGGTGTAGCACCGGACCGGGGGGTGGTCATCTACCTCCCGACAGAGGAATACAATCTTGCGACGAATGGAGTGACGGCGTGCGGAGAGATCTCTCGTCTGGAACGCCTTTCTCAGGACGAAAACCCTGGTCTCTTCAGGACTATCTCGCGGTCCATGAGCCGACGTTTGAAGTCGGGTAGCGGCCACAGTCAACCAAATCTCATCAACCCTGCTGTTCAGAGCCCTGTCTCGCCCTCTGTGCCCGAGATTTTACCAGATCCTGTCTCTGCTGCGGAAGAGGTAAAGTCGATCGCGTCACCCAAGGACCAAGATTCTCCGCGTGGTCGGAAGCGAGATAGCTTCAGGGACAAGGTTTTCAATCGTTTGCGCTTCCATGATCATCTGGCATCccaggtgaaggagaagatggctgaGCCTGAGGGCGAAAAGTAT of the Penicillium psychrofluorescens genome assembly, chromosome: 1 genome contains:
- a CDS encoding uncharacterized protein (ID:PFLUO_001230-T1.cds;~source:funannotate); its protein translation is MAPDLPLPLTESGEDPETPAQAQQEETVSVSKWPRSRSPSASAKSAENKLRTVSDVINRLLWDPSFDHSDFIIGYEDRFEGRLEASLGSWKKDLTDEEFIPQHRILYIKRRDGEIVWDRRRRIDTIFHSGNSAFPELAFLA
- a CDS encoding uncharacterized protein (ID:PFLUO_001231-T1.cds;~source:funannotate) yields the protein MDPSKHRKPSLPRLTTNLTSTGRSRSTASLPVLVSKSLQDANVEKPTFQPTLFPGKNEDDENAPPAVHYAPADSRTLYVTQKSVEDEPVSKLKTLYYEDAFTTRGSHSSPKERVGQDSVVVAELKTNWKVRAAGRDSDLSANTETQAEDDSPKDGTTKLVEDLALRLAQVYQRPESSMMVTIQQDACLLFGCASAPAYLLKIYALPHLIAPITNLRNTGLIQKALQELLGVAPDRGVVIYLPTEEYNLATNGVTACGEISRLERLSQDENPGLFRTISRSMSRRLKSGSGHSQPNLINPAVQSPVSPSVPEILPDPVSAAEEVKSIASPKDQDSPRGRKRDSFRDKVFNRLRFHDHLASQVKEKMAEPEGEKY